From a single Adhaeribacter swui genomic region:
- a CDS encoding M28 family peptidase: MKFSFALILTALLGLRISAAEAQISKKDKNVSSILKNVNPSDLEAHVRYLADDRLQGRLPGTPGYQIAVDYVVNHFKTAGVEPAGENNSYLQTVRLRKAFTNQQAAIALNDGRGNEENLKNGEDFILYPHFEDPQVSLQAPLVFVGSGISAPELNYDDYAGINVRGKIVVIRRGAPQSFPSSVAASSMNLNTLLQTALDHGAIGVIIGAPTNHVTAPKRITGLRLPDGKMAPSGSYISDKIKVLSVFNRQRFNQLLQQANLDTARIYTSLRTGKPASAEMPQVLKATYTNTYQDITSYNVIGKITGSDPVLKNEYVVHTAHLDHMGISTPVKGDSIYNGAHDNASGVACLLEISKLYTQLKNKPKRSVLIALVTGEEMGLLGSSYFTMRPVVPVNSIVANINTDMPTLIAPLLSVVALGAEHSSLSKQVKEAANYLNLSVESDPEPEQNRFVRSDQYSFVKQGIPALHIKYGNKTADGANNLNLTVQQWRETYYHKPQDDINGIFDFKAGKTYTQLNFLISYQVAQNVNQPTWNPDSFFSKTATGK; encoded by the coding sequence ATGAAGTTTTCTTTTGCTTTAATTCTTACTGCTTTACTAGGTCTGCGGATTTCCGCGGCAGAAGCGCAAATATCAAAAAAAGATAAAAACGTAAGCTCGATTTTAAAAAATGTAAACCCCTCCGACTTAGAGGCCCACGTAAGGTACCTCGCCGACGACAGATTACAAGGACGCTTGCCGGGCACTCCTGGCTACCAAATTGCCGTAGATTACGTGGTTAATCATTTTAAAACGGCTGGCGTTGAGCCCGCCGGCGAAAACAACAGTTACTTGCAAACTGTGCGGTTACGTAAAGCTTTTACCAACCAACAGGCCGCTATAGCCTTAAACGATGGCCGCGGGAATGAAGAAAATTTAAAAAACGGGGAAGATTTTATTTTATACCCGCACTTCGAAGACCCGCAGGTTAGTTTACAGGCTCCATTGGTTTTTGTGGGTTCCGGCATTAGCGCCCCCGAGTTAAACTACGACGATTACGCTGGCATAAATGTTCGCGGCAAAATTGTGGTAATCCGGCGCGGAGCCCCGCAAAGTTTTCCGTCGAGTGTGGCGGCCAGCAGCATGAACCTAAATACGCTTTTACAAACGGCGCTGGACCACGGGGCAATAGGCGTAATTATTGGAGCGCCCACCAACCACGTAACCGCTCCCAAAAGAATTACCGGATTGCGCTTACCTGATGGTAAAATGGCGCCTTCCGGCAGCTACATTTCCGATAAAATAAAGGTGCTAAGTGTGTTTAACCGCCAACGGTTTAATCAGTTATTGCAACAAGCCAACTTGGACACTGCCCGCATTTATACTTCCCTGAGAACAGGTAAACCAGCCTCCGCCGAAATGCCCCAGGTATTAAAAGCCACTTACACCAACACCTACCAGGATATTACCAGTTATAATGTAATCGGGAAGATCACGGGTTCGGACCCGGTCCTTAAAAATGAGTATGTGGTGCATACGGCCCACCTGGACCACATGGGCATCAGCACGCCGGTAAAAGGCGATTCTATTTACAACGGCGCCCACGACAATGCCTCGGGCGTGGCTTGTTTACTCGAAATTTCTAAATTATACACGCAGTTAAAAAATAAACCCAAAAGATCTGTTTTGATTGCCCTGGTTACCGGCGAAGAAATGGGTTTGCTGGGATCTTCTTACTTTACAATGCGGCCGGTGGTGCCGGTTAATAGCATCGTGGCTAATATTAATACCGATATGCCCACCTTAATTGCGCCCTTGTTATCGGTGGTGGCCTTGGGGGCAGAACATTCGTCGTTGAGTAAGCAGGTAAAAGAAGCGGCCAATTATTTAAATTTAAGCGTAGAATCAGACCCGGAACCGGAACAAAACCGCTTTGTGCGCAGCGACCAGTACAGCTTTGTGAAGCAAGGGATTCCGGCATTGCACATTAAGTACGGTAACAAAACCGCCGATGGCGCCAACAACTTAAACTTAACTGTGCAGCAATGGCGCGAAACGTATTACCACAAACCACAAGACGATATCAATGGTATTTTTGATTTTAAAGCCGGAAAAACGTACACGCAATTAAATTTTTTAATCAGTTACCAGGTAGCGCAAAATGTTAACCAGCCAACCTGGAACCCCGACAGCTTCTTTTCTAAAACTGCCACCGGTAAATAA
- a CDS encoding sialidase family protein, whose translation MKLFITCIGFWLATIMAANAQRSWQITQEELIFKNPPFAECHASSLVEVSPGKILATWFAGTHERHPDVGIYVASQENGHWSKPELVADGVINDTLRYPCWNPVLFKTRAGKLLLFYKVGPSPSTWWGMLRTSTDNGKTWGPAEKLPEGILGPIKNKPVQLANGTILAPSSTETNEKWRIHLEQSQDDGQTWQLIPVDPGTNLDVIQPSVLVYPNNHLQLLSRSKHDRLVESWSRDNGKTWEPLRPTTILNPNSGTDAVTLKNKTQLLVYNPTTRGKDWSDGRAKLAVAISQDGKKWTDILTLEDQPKGEFSYPAVIQAADGKVHITYTYDRKNIKHVVLTEGKSK comes from the coding sequence ATGAAGCTTTTTATAACTTGTATCGGATTTTGGTTAGCAACCATAATGGCGGCAAATGCGCAGCGTTCCTGGCAGATAACCCAAGAAGAATTAATTTTTAAAAATCCGCCGTTTGCCGAATGCCATGCTTCCTCACTAGTAGAAGTAAGTCCGGGTAAAATTTTAGCTACCTGGTTTGCGGGTACCCACGAACGGCACCCCGATGTAGGCATTTATGTGGCTAGCCAAGAAAACGGCCATTGGAGCAAACCCGAGCTGGTGGCCGATGGCGTAATAAACGATACGTTGCGGTACCCTTGCTGGAACCCGGTACTTTTTAAAACCCGCGCCGGAAAATTATTGTTATTCTATAAAGTAGGGCCTTCGCCGAGTACCTGGTGGGGGATGCTGCGTACCTCCACGGATAATGGCAAAACCTGGGGCCCTGCCGAGAAATTACCCGAAGGAATTTTAGGGCCCATCAAAAATAAGCCCGTGCAACTAGCCAACGGTACTATCCTGGCTCCGTCCAGCACCGAAACCAACGAAAAATGGCGCATTCACCTGGAGCAATCCCAGGACGACGGTCAAACCTGGCAACTTATTCCCGTGGATCCCGGCACCAACCTGGATGTGATTCAGCCGAGCGTATTAGTTTATCCCAACAACCACCTGCAGCTACTGAGCCGCAGCAAGCACGACCGCCTGGTAGAATCGTGGTCGCGGGATAACGGCAAAACCTGGGAACCCTTGCGGCCAACCACTATCCTGAACCCAAACTCCGGCACCGATGCGGTTACTTTAAAAAATAAAACGCAATTACTCGTGTATAACCCCACTACCCGGGGCAAAGATTGGTCCGATGGCCGGGCCAAACTCGCGGTGGCTATTTCGCAGGATGGTAAAAAATGGACCGATATTTTGACTTTAGAAGATCAACCCAAAGGTGAATTCAGCTACCCGGCCGTTATTCAAGCGGCCGACGGCAAAGTGCATATTACTTATACCTACGATCGCAAAAACATCAAACACGTGGTGCTTACAGAAGGTAAATCGAAGTAA
- a CDS encoding SMI1/KNR4 family protein gives MTNYWVGKTIEQWEFDGVELNKGTSIETIRSAERILGITFPSQFQQLYEKVNGFKDLDWIENTFSIWPIERMLEEYKESTNKKFIGFADYSLDVHQIGFLRGEEGVYKYCDNPVKFANTFEEAITLINSDDESIY, from the coding sequence ATGACAAATTATTGGGTAGGGAAAACCATTGAGCAATGGGAATTTGATGGTGTAGAACTTAATAAAGGCACTTCAATTGAAACAATAAGGAGTGCAGAACGAATTTTAGGTATTACATTTCCATCACAGTTTCAACAGCTATATGAAAAAGTAAATGGCTTTAAAGACCTAGACTGGATAGAAAATACGTTTTCAATCTGGCCCATAGAAAGAATGCTGGAGGAATATAAAGAAAGCACAAATAAAAAATTTATCGGGTTTGCAGACTATTCATTGGATGTACATCAAATAGGTTTTTTACGGGGGGAAGAAGGTGTTTACAAATATTGTGACAATCCTGTTAAGTTTGCCAATACATTTGAAGAAGCTATAACTCTGATAAATTCAGATGATGAGTCTATTTATTAA
- the imm9 gene encoding Imm9 family immunity protein, which yields MKSRILHTSYVIDFLDVEFDSDKLSEILEVEADKVLDKITSKDLSDWEVQFKGVYGKGEQIKVFTGNRSYTSDKIKLIVIHIPIPTKQISSWGVEDKQHISIGTPPSGDKYFKLLPVNYGDFTNRFDYILNSFRRGIELSFKEGFKVNGQLIALKPQVKS from the coding sequence ATGAAATCCCGAATATTACATACCTCTTATGTGATAGACTTTTTAGATGTAGAGTTTGATTCTGATAAGTTGTCTGAAATTTTAGAAGTAGAAGCAGATAAGGTTTTAGACAAAATAACATCTAAAGACTTAAGTGATTGGGAAGTTCAATTTAAGGGGGTTTATGGGAAAGGAGAACAAATAAAAGTATTTACGGGAAATCGGTCTTATACATCTGATAAAATTAAATTGATTGTAATCCATATCCCTATACCAACAAAGCAAATATCGTCTTGGGGTGTTGAAGATAAGCAGCATATTTCTATTGGTACACCGCCAAGTGGCGACAAGTATTTTAAGTTACTTCCAGTTAATTATGGGGACTTTACAAATAGATTTGATTATATATTGAATTCTTTCAGGAGAGGTATAGAACTTAGCTTCAAAGAAGGTTTTAAGGTGAATGGACAATTAATTGCTCTTAAACCACAAGTAAAGTCTTGA
- a CDS encoding energy transducer TonB yields the protein MSGSGPKQLAYSFPFKYSDQKCDSFNLNITDYFINNEAIGYKAPQISTGEKTFNQFIAKNIVYPGDAVRENIQGTVKLVFTITKDGNIENIYVQEGRHILLDKEAVRVVRKLKLLTPPIIKGQNQDLCVSMPVSFRLQ from the coding sequence ATGTCTGGTAGTGGGCCTAAGCAATTAGCTTACTCTTTTCCCTTCAAATATTCAGACCAAAAGTGCGATAGTTTTAATTTAAATATAACCGACTACTTTATTAATAATGAAGCTATAGGATATAAAGCTCCCCAAATTTCAACTGGTGAAAAGACGTTCAATCAGTTCATAGCTAAAAACATAGTCTATCCTGGAGATGCAGTAAGAGAAAATATTCAGGGAACAGTAAAGTTAGTATTTACCATTACAAAGGATGGGAATATTGAAAATATCTATGTTCAAGAGGGAAGACATATTCTTTTGGATAAAGAAGCTGTTAGAGTAGTTAGAAAATTAAAATTATTAACACCTCCAATAATTAAAGGGCAAAATCAAGACTTATGTGTATCAATGCCTGTATCGTTTAGGCTACAATAA
- the ltrA gene encoding group II intron reverse transcriptase/maturase, protein MIEKVLHQGNLLLAYRQVLANKGSAGVDSMPVHELAAHLRVNQDALALAIRGGQYLPQPILGVEIPKSNGQKRLLGIPTVTDRLLQQAVNQTIAPLFELEFKQHSYGFRPNRNAQQAVWQAQKNIHAGYQHIIDIDLKNFFDEVDHCLLLQLVYRKVTCPLVLRLIRKWLRAPILIGGMLTKRRKGVPQGSPLSPLLSNILLHELDKELEKQGLRYVRYADDFSVYTKSESEARQVGNNLFLFLKNKLRLPINREKSGIRRPVDFQILGHRFVPTYRKGDKGQYQLVVAEKAWVRLKQNLKGITRKTAPSALEQRIQQLKEVQRGWVNYFRLASIQGKLKQVDSWLRNRLRHCIWHDWKKADRKRKNLIRLGVSMDQAYAWSQTRKGGWAVAQSPILVTTITLKRLVKKGYESLLDYYKQVSPQLNEPLYTRPVRTVV, encoded by the coding sequence ATGATAGAGAAAGTATTGCACCAAGGCAACCTGCTGCTGGCTTACCGGCAAGTGCTGGCCAACAAAGGTTCAGCTGGCGTAGACAGTATGCCGGTACACGAACTAGCGGCCCATCTCCGCGTAAACCAGGATGCCTTAGCTTTGGCTATCCGGGGTGGCCAGTACTTACCTCAACCCATCTTAGGGGTAGAAATACCCAAGAGTAACGGCCAGAAGCGCCTCTTAGGCATTCCCACCGTCACCGACCGCTTACTGCAACAAGCGGTAAATCAAACCATCGCTCCTTTGTTTGAATTGGAGTTCAAACAACACAGCTACGGCTTCCGGCCGAACCGTAACGCCCAGCAGGCAGTATGGCAGGCCCAGAAGAACATCCATGCAGGCTACCAACATATTATTGATATTGACCTGAAGAATTTCTTCGATGAAGTAGACCATTGTCTGCTCTTGCAACTGGTGTACCGGAAGGTAACCTGCCCGCTGGTGTTGCGCCTGATCCGCAAATGGCTTCGGGCCCCTATCCTTATTGGGGGAATGTTAACCAAACGCCGCAAAGGTGTGCCACAGGGCAGTCCGTTGAGTCCACTGCTCTCCAATATTCTGCTCCATGAACTGGATAAAGAACTGGAAAAGCAAGGCTTGCGGTACGTGCGCTATGCCGATGACTTTAGTGTTTATACCAAAAGTGAATCGGAGGCCCGGCAGGTGGGCAACAACCTTTTCCTGTTCCTGAAGAATAAGCTAAGGCTACCCATCAACCGGGAAAAGAGCGGCATTAGACGACCCGTCGATTTTCAGATACTAGGCCACCGGTTTGTACCAACTTACCGGAAAGGGGACAAAGGCCAATATCAGTTGGTAGTAGCAGAAAAGGCATGGGTCCGGCTCAAGCAGAACCTGAAAGGGATTACCCGTAAGACCGCGCCCAGTGCTTTGGAGCAGCGTATTCAGCAACTCAAAGAGGTGCAGCGGGGGTGGGTGAATTACTTTCGTCTGGCTAGTATTCAAGGGAAGTTAAAGCAGGTAGATAGTTGGCTCAGAAACCGGCTCAGACATTGCATCTGGCATGATTGGAAGAAAGCCGATCGGAAAAGAAAGAACCTGATCCGATTAGGTGTTTCTATGGATCAGGCTTATGCCTGGAGCCAGACCAGGAAAGGGGGCTGGGCAGTAGCGCAAAGCCCCATCCTGGTGACCACTATCACGCTGAAACGGTTGGTAAAGAAAGGTTATGAATCGTTGCTCGATTACTACAAACAGGTATCCCCACAACTAAACGAACCGCTGTATACGAGACCCGTACGTACAGTGGTGTGA
- a CDS encoding ABC transporter permease, with product MKNFKNSPQPPRWADRLLAWFCAPHLLEELLGDLHEEFLYQVNQVGEKKARWRYIREVLGFIRPFAMKRKPSSFTLHNNPNINTLFPNYMLKNYLVIAWRNIWRHKGYTTINGLGLAVAFCICVFLFLIAYLQLTFDSFHPNKDRIYQAYLFANDPEKMTRSGSLPLPLSPSLKSEYDEVEASTRILSTRKSTVAYADKYLDQDVVLTDADFLKIFNFPLVKGNRNTALANVSSMVINQDLAQALFGHEDPLGKTVQHIQEGRKKTYLITGVLANAPTNSSIRFEALIRIENAPFYQSDQNNWTAFSHKVFVKLKPEVSQAAFEKKLSYFTQNYFAATLQDLKAKGAKPDEQGQIFALRLQSLPKVHFDTALSNGPPLAIIYVLLGIGLFIMIIASINFINLSIARSFTRAKEVGVRKYLGALKSQLFVQIYLESALICFFGLLLGALLAYLLLPEFNATFNTRLTLGHLLQPGFLAFIGGMFLVVTLIAGGYPAWLMAKFNAVAVLKGKISLKRPGFLRNSLLVTQFALSCLLTCCTLIALQQVDYLRQKPLGFEKEQLISIPVGNQVNGRQVLARLRQKLASDPCIRAVTGSNINLGKGKDNVSSRTTIGFTYQGQDIQTDWVGVDYDYLKTLQIPLINGREFEVSYAADSVNRVIITESLAEQMGEKQALGKFLDINGQKQQIIGIIPDFNLYSAAAEKRPITLHLSASEPINYLLVRVSPQSLKTAMNKMHKLWRELAPGTEFTGSFMEENIDAWYQEEEKMAQICSLASGIAIALSVSGLFAVALLVMEQRTKEIGIRKVLGAQVSDILFILSKDFVRLVILALLLAMPLAWFLMHQWLNQYAYRITINPLIFLGVGTAAILLTLVTVGFQSVKAAVQNPVKSLKTE from the coding sequence ATGAAAAATTTTAAAAATTCACCGCAACCGCCCCGCTGGGCCGACAGGTTACTTGCCTGGTTTTGTGCGCCGCATTTATTAGAAGAACTGCTGGGCGATTTGCACGAAGAATTTTTGTACCAGGTAAACCAGGTGGGCGAAAAGAAAGCCCGCTGGCGTTACATCCGGGAGGTGCTGGGCTTTATTCGTCCGTTTGCCATGAAACGTAAACCAAGTTCTTTTACTTTACATAATAATCCAAACATAAACACTTTATTCCCGAACTATATGCTCAAAAACTACCTGGTTATTGCCTGGCGCAACATTTGGCGGCACAAAGGTTACACTACCATCAACGGCCTGGGGCTGGCAGTAGCGTTTTGCATTTGCGTGTTCTTATTTTTAATTGCGTACCTGCAACTCACCTTTGATTCTTTTCACCCAAATAAAGACCGCATTTATCAGGCTTATTTGTTCGCCAACGATCCTGAAAAAATGACCCGCAGCGGCTCCCTGCCCCTGCCCCTATCGCCTAGTTTAAAAAGCGAATACGATGAAGTAGAAGCCAGCACGCGCATCCTCTCTACCCGAAAAAGTACGGTAGCGTATGCCGATAAATATTTAGATCAGGATGTGGTGCTCACGGATGCGGATTTTTTAAAAATTTTTAATTTTCCGCTCGTAAAAGGGAATCGCAACACGGCTTTGGCGAATGTCAGCAGCATGGTTATTAACCAGGATTTAGCGCAGGCCTTGTTCGGCCACGAAGATCCTTTGGGTAAAACCGTGCAGCACATACAAGAAGGCCGAAAGAAAACCTACCTGATAACGGGCGTGCTGGCCAACGCCCCCACCAACTCCAGCATCCGGTTCGAAGCCTTAATTCGCATCGAAAATGCTCCTTTTTACCAATCTGATCAAAATAACTGGACGGCTTTCTCGCACAAAGTTTTTGTAAAATTAAAACCCGAGGTCAGCCAGGCCGCATTCGAGAAAAAGCTAAGTTATTTTACGCAAAATTATTTTGCCGCTACTTTACAAGATTTAAAAGCTAAAGGTGCCAAGCCAGATGAACAAGGGCAAATATTTGCCCTCCGGTTGCAATCGCTGCCTAAAGTACATTTTGATACGGCTTTATCTAACGGACCACCGCTTGCTATTATTTACGTTTTGCTGGGCATTGGTTTGTTTATTATGATTATTGCCAGCATCAACTTTATAAACTTAAGCATTGCGCGTTCTTTTACCCGGGCCAAAGAAGTGGGCGTGCGCAAGTATTTGGGAGCTTTAAAAAGCCAGCTCTTTGTACAGATTTACCTCGAATCGGCTTTAATTTGCTTTTTTGGTTTACTACTAGGAGCGTTACTAGCTTACCTGCTTTTACCGGAATTTAACGCTACGTTTAATACCCGTTTAACTTTGGGGCATTTGCTGCAACCCGGCTTTTTAGCATTTATTGGCGGCATGTTTCTGGTGGTTACCTTAATAGCAGGTGGGTATCCGGCCTGGCTCATGGCTAAGTTTAACGCGGTAGCCGTTTTAAAAGGTAAAATCTCGCTCAAGCGCCCCGGTTTTCTGCGCAACTCTTTACTGGTAACCCAATTTGCCTTGTCGTGTTTGCTCACCTGCTGCACCCTAATTGCGCTGCAACAAGTCGATTATCTCCGGCAAAAACCGTTAGGCTTCGAAAAAGAACAACTTATTAGCATTCCGGTGGGCAACCAGGTAAATGGCCGGCAAGTTTTAGCCCGACTGCGGCAAAAGCTGGCTTCCGATCCCTGCATCCGGGCGGTTACCGGTTCTAACATTAACCTGGGCAAGGGCAAAGATAACGTAAGTTCCCGGACTACTATTGGCTTTACGTACCAGGGCCAGGATATTCAAACCGATTGGGTGGGGGTAGATTACGATTATTTAAAAACTTTACAGATTCCGTTAATTAACGGCCGCGAGTTTGAAGTAAGTTACGCTGCCGATTCTGTTAACCGGGTAATTATAACCGAAAGTTTGGCGGAGCAAATGGGCGAAAAACAAGCCCTGGGCAAATTCCTGGATATCAACGGCCAGAAACAGCAAATCATTGGCATTATCCCGGATTTTAACTTGTACTCGGCGGCCGCCGAAAAAAGACCGATTACCTTGCACTTGTCGGCTTCGGAACCGATTAACTACTTATTGGTGCGGGTTTCGCCGCAGAGTTTAAAAACCGCCATGAACAAGATGCACAAATTATGGCGCGAGCTAGCGCCCGGCACGGAGTTTACCGGCTCTTTTATGGAAGAAAACATTGATGCCTGGTACCAGGAAGAAGAAAAAATGGCGCAAATCTGCAGCCTGGCTTCCGGTATTGCCATTGCTTTATCGGTGTCGGGTTTGTTTGCCGTGGCTTTGCTGGTTATGGAACAACGCACCAAAGAAATCGGCATCCGGAAAGTACTGGGCGCTCAGGTATCGGATATCTTGTTTATTTTATCAAAAGACTTTGTACGCCTGGTGATTTTGGCCTTACTCTTGGCCATGCCGCTTGCCTGGTTTCTGATGCACCAATGGCTAAACCAGTATGCCTACCGCATTACCATAAATCCTTTAATTTTTTTGGGTGTTGGTACAGCAGCCATTCTCTTAACGTTGGTTACGGTGGGTTTCCAGAGTGTGAAAGCGGCCGTGCAAAATCCGGTGAAAAGTTTAAAAACAGAATAA
- a CDS encoding PadR family transcriptional regulator has product MKRTYLGEFEEIVLLTVVALEGNAYGVALTHYITEQTGRSARLNQVHAALHRLEEKGMVTSCLGEATAERGGRRKRLFTITAYGEQTLLDIQAVRSQLINQLPRTLKPSLNL; this is encoded by the coding sequence ATGAAACGAACGTACCTGGGAGAATTTGAAGAAATAGTGCTGCTGACGGTGGTGGCCCTGGAAGGCAACGCCTACGGGGTAGCGCTTACCCACTACATAACCGAGCAAACCGGCCGGAGCGCGCGGCTAAACCAAGTGCACGCTGCCTTGCACCGCCTCGAAGAAAAAGGCATGGTAACGTCTTGCCTGGGCGAAGCTACCGCCGAACGGGGTGGCCGGCGCAAACGCTTGTTTACCATTACGGCCTACGGCGAGCAAACTTTACTGGACATTCAGGCGGTGCGTTCGCAGTTAATCAATCAGTTGCCCCGCACCCTTAAACCGAGCCTGAACTTATGA
- a CDS encoding cupin domain-containing protein: protein MSIKLLFGLLFIIAASLVTQPVWAQTTSTVPYVLEQDAQVAKEQTGPHDGGGKTVGYSFFDGVKDYKTAFKKRTLLPGSAIGYHLQQEDEVYYIISGTGEMTMNGKTFLVKPGDAILTRPGSSHGIKPTANQELTLIIVYPKN, encoded by the coding sequence ATGTCCATTAAATTACTTTTTGGCTTACTCTTTATTATAGCCGCTAGCTTAGTTACCCAGCCAGTATGGGCGCAAACTACGTCTACAGTTCCCTACGTTTTAGAACAAGATGCGCAGGTAGCCAAAGAACAAACAGGTCCGCACGACGGGGGCGGCAAAACCGTGGGGTATAGTTTTTTTGATGGCGTAAAAGATTATAAAACCGCTTTTAAGAAAAGAACTTTGCTGCCTGGTTCGGCTATTGGTTACCACTTGCAACAAGAAGATGAAGTGTATTACATTATCAGCGGAACTGGCGAAATGACAATGAACGGTAAGACTTTCCTGGTAAAACCCGGCGACGCTATTCTGACCCGGCCAGGCAGCTCCCACGGCATAAAACCCACTGCCAACCAGGAATTAACCTTGATTATTGTATATCCTAAAAATTAA
- a CDS encoding serpin family protein, whose amino-acid sequence MHFQAVKFLFLGAAGALLLLSSCQKEIAAPGGPNTPPLVRPLAAQEVKIVNSANNFAFKSFETLRQKEENQNIFISPFSISSALTMTYNGADGSTKEAMRQTLGFEPQTDEELNQAYKTLTELLTNLDSQVKFTAANSIWYSRHYQLQAPFVQNSQNYFNAALKDLDFDSPAAKNIINDWVKNNTQGKITNMVQTIRPDHVLFLINALYFKGTWTYPFNKKLTQPAPFQKEDGSTVNVNLMTLQNGRYRYYQDASKQVIDLPYGNRQFSMTLIVPRGQHTVGELSSSLSSTQLTDWLNNADSSRLELKMPKFKLEYEKKLNLALTQLGMGEAFGNQANFSKMLQDANQHLAISEVKHKTFVEVNEEGTEAAAATSVGMMLTSMPQSIQVNRPFLFLIREKSSNAILFIGQLMNP is encoded by the coding sequence ATGCATTTTCAAGCCGTTAAGTTTTTGTTTTTAGGAGCGGCTGGCGCCCTGCTTTTACTGAGTTCCTGCCAGAAAGAAATAGCTGCTCCTGGTGGCCCTAATACTCCGCCCCTGGTGCGACCGCTGGCGGCGCAGGAAGTAAAAATTGTAAACAGCGCCAATAACTTTGCTTTTAAATCGTTTGAAACGCTGCGCCAGAAAGAAGAAAATCAAAATATCTTTATATCGCCTTTCAGCATTTCTTCGGCCCTTACCATGACCTACAACGGCGCGGATGGTTCTACCAAAGAGGCCATGCGGCAAACCCTCGGGTTTGAACCCCAAACCGATGAGGAATTAAACCAGGCTTATAAAACTTTAACAGAACTATTAACAAACCTGGATTCGCAAGTAAAATTTACCGCAGCTAATTCTATCTGGTACAGCCGTCATTATCAGTTACAAGCCCCCTTTGTGCAGAACAGCCAAAACTACTTTAATGCTGCCTTAAAAGATTTAGATTTTGATTCGCCCGCGGCGAAAAACATTATTAACGATTGGGTGAAGAACAATACCCAGGGTAAGATTACCAATATGGTGCAGACAATCCGGCCAGACCATGTCTTGTTTTTAATAAATGCACTTTACTTTAAAGGCACCTGGACTTACCCTTTTAATAAAAAGCTTACCCAACCGGCTCCTTTTCAAAAAGAAGATGGCAGCACCGTAAACGTAAATTTAATGACCTTGCAAAATGGCCGTTACCGGTATTACCAGGATGCCAGCAAACAAGTAATTGACCTGCCCTACGGTAATCGCCAGTTCAGTATGACGCTAATCGTGCCCCGGGGCCAACACACCGTGGGCGAATTAAGCAGTAGCTTAAGCAGTACGCAATTAACCGACTGGCTCAATAATGCCGACAGCTCCCGCCTGGAATTAAAAATGCCAAAGTTTAAGCTGGAATATGAAAAAAAATTGAACCTGGCTTTAACTCAATTGGGTATGGGCGAGGCTTTTGGTAACCAGGCCAATTTTAGTAAAATGCTACAAGATGCCAACCAGCACCTGGCTATTAGCGAAGTAAAACACAAAACCTTTGTGGAAGTAAACGAAGAAGGAACCGAAGCCGCTGCCGCTACTTCCGTGGGCATGATGCTTACCTCAATGCCCCAATCAATTCAGGTAAACCGGCCATTTTTGTTTTTAATCCGCGAAAAATCGTCTAACGCTATTTTATTTATCGGGCAGTTGATGAATCCGTAA